In one Elusimicrobiales bacterium genomic region, the following are encoded:
- a CDS encoding biopolymer transporter ExbD: MKIHNPGKGVMADINMIPLIDVALILLIIFMVMTPFLVQSQITVQLPKSSQGAAAQGDSIIHIQIAPGGAVTVEGKRVPLRSLERELILRLSKSAKRTVLVQADKSVPVEQLVLVLDIARKLGAGKLGIAVANRQ, encoded by the coding sequence ATGAAAATCCACAACCCCGGCAAAGGCGTGATGGCCGATATCAACATGATACCGCTCATAGACGTCGCGCTGATACTGCTGATTATATTCATGGTGATGACGCCTTTCCTGGTCCAGTCGCAGATAACGGTGCAGCTGCCCAAATCGTCGCAGGGCGCGGCGGCGCAGGGGGATTCCATCATCCACATCCAGATAGCTCCGGGCGGCGCGGTTACGGTGGAGGGAAAGCGCGTCCCGCTGCGTTCGCTGGAGCGCGAGCTTATCCTGCGCCTTTCCAAATCCGCCAAGCGCACCGTTCTGGTGCAGGCGGACAAATCCGTGCCGGTGGAACAGCTTGTGCTGGTGCTGGATATTGCCAGAAAGCTGGGCGCGGGAAAACTGGGCATAGCGGTGGCAAACAGGCAGTGA
- a CDS encoding class I SAM-dependent methyltransferase, whose protein sequence is MKCHNRAQYDAHAEFYHRKRRSKTSGYWNEFVDWPAVRALLRGETRGRRVLDLGCGTGILCGRFRGAASVTGVDNSAAMLAIARRGNPSARFVLADAARTGLASGDFDTVCAALLPHYFRDLRPLFTEAARLLRPGGVFVFSMHHPFGEITDCKRGRITGPYFSRIRYMWNMGEMKMASYHHTMEDIAQTLHRCGFAVEQLLEPRPLPSSRRHDPKSYAAASRYPSFCAVKARKIPVWNADWGKPGTRAGNCRNPSASAGRAAKTGAFSRRGHI, encoded by the coding sequence ATGAAATGCCATAACCGCGCGCAATATGACGCGCATGCGGAGTTTTACCACCGCAAACGCAGAAGCAAAACCTCCGGCTACTGGAACGAATTCGTAGACTGGCCCGCGGTGCGCGCCCTCCTGCGCGGCGAGACGCGGGGCCGCCGCGTGCTGGACCTGGGCTGCGGAACCGGCATTCTGTGCGGGCGTTTCCGGGGGGCGGCCTCCGTAACCGGCGTGGACAATTCCGCCGCCATGCTGGCCATCGCCCGGCGCGGGAACCCTTCCGCCCGCTTTGTCCTTGCCGACGCCGCCCGCACGGGCCTTGCCTCCGGGGATTTTGACACCGTGTGCGCCGCGCTGCTGCCGCATTATTTCAGGGATTTGCGCCCGCTGTTTACCGAGGCGGCAAGGCTGCTCAGGCCGGGCGGGGTTTTCGTTTTTTCCATGCACCACCCTTTCGGCGAAATCACGGACTGCAAACGTGGGCGCATAACCGGGCCGTATTTCAGCCGCATCCGCTATATGTGGAACATGGGCGAAATGAAAATGGCCAGCTATCATCACACCATGGAAGACATCGCGCAAACCCTGCACCGCTGCGGTTTCGCCGTGGAGCAATTGCTTGAGCCGCGCCCGCTCCCCTCATCACGCAGACATGACCCGAAATCCTATGCGGCTGCCAGCCGCTATCCCTCTTTTTGCGCGGTAAAGGCCAGAAAAATTCCTGTTTGGAATGCGGATTGGGGCAAACCCGGAACACGGGCCGGAAACTGCCGCAACCCGTCCGCCAGCGCGGGCCGCGCAGCCAAAACCGGGGCTTTTTCCCGTCGGGGGCATATATAA
- a CDS encoding energy transducer TonB: MKQYLIFSGTFHVAAAAALLLVFRPALNRAAQQTIYAVDFVGAPAQEAAPVRPAQPAPPAAQQTAQKSAPASREITDRPYKLSPPSVLAKYRLPQPKAEPAAAPAPAPARQDADAQQDSSGGVSADFPNFPYPWYITQVRAALWNEWSLRMPNAGAIGAVAQFRISRAGRVEGLSIEKSSGNKLFDFAALASVEQAAPFPPLPADYRQDTLTAHVEFRTMQ, encoded by the coding sequence GTGAAACAGTATCTGATTTTTTCCGGGACGTTTCATGTTGCGGCGGCTGCGGCGCTGCTGCTTGTTTTCAGGCCGGCGCTCAACCGCGCGGCGCAGCAGACGATATACGCCGTGGATTTTGTGGGCGCGCCCGCGCAGGAGGCCGCGCCCGTCCGGCCCGCGCAGCCGGCCCCGCCCGCCGCGCAGCAGACGGCGCAAAAATCCGCCCCGGCTTCGCGTGAGATAACGGACAGGCCCTACAAACTCTCTCCGCCCAGCGTGCTGGCCAAATACCGGCTGCCGCAGCCCAAAGCGGAGCCTGCCGCCGCGCCGGCCCCGGCGCCCGCGCGGCAGGATGCGGACGCGCAGCAGGATTCTTCCGGCGGAGTCAGCGCGGATTTCCCCAATTTCCCCTATCCCTGGTACATAACGCAGGTGCGCGCCGCCCTGTGGAACGAATGGTCCCTGCGAATGCCCAATGCCGGGGCAATCGGCGCGGTGGCGCAGTTCAGAATCAGCCGCGCGGGCCGGGTGGAGGGACTGTCCATAGAAAAATCCTCCGGCAACAAGCTGTTTGATTTCGCCGCGCTGGCCAGCGTGGAGCAGGCCGCGCCATTCCCGCCCCTGCCGGCGGATTACAGGCAGGACACGTTGACGGCTCACGTGGAGTTCAGGACAATGCAATGA
- a CDS encoding NAD-dependent epimerase/dehydratase family protein, with amino-acid sequence MKALITGGTGFIGRALAARLLGEGWQARVATRRIPLNPPQGVEIAETDYGSVESLAKAVDGCDAVFHLAAAIFACSYAEFEKANAAATANLVAACAKAQKPPECFVYVSSLAAAGPGASATVARTEADPPAPASDYGKTKLAGEAALAALPSAARRVILRPAIVYGKNDSGVSKIARWVRRGLMINMCAGETMFSFTYIDDLVDAITEAQKNPALSGKAYFICEDRTYPWTHFISAMAKAMGARQPFMLTLSPSAMRVAGKIYQTVSPLIGADPVFNTDKAREACAGHWTASPRRWMEDAGRKSWTPLEEGLKKTFV; translated from the coding sequence GTGAAGGCTCTTATCACGGGCGGGACCGGTTTCATAGGCAGGGCGCTTGCGGCGCGGCTGCTGGGCGAAGGCTGGCAGGCGCGCGTGGCGACGCGGCGCATTCCCCTGAATCCGCCGCAGGGAGTGGAGATTGCCGAGACGGATTACGGCAGCGTGGAATCGCTTGCAAAAGCGGTTGACGGCTGCGACGCGGTGTTCCATCTGGCGGCGGCGATATTCGCCTGTTCTTATGCGGAGTTTGAAAAGGCCAATGCCGCGGCCACCGCCAATCTTGTTGCCGCCTGCGCGAAAGCGCAAAAACCGCCGGAATGCTTTGTCTACGTCTCCAGCCTGGCGGCGGCGGGGCCCGGCGCGTCCGCCACCGTTGCCAGGACCGAAGCCGACCCGCCCGCCCCGGCCTCCGACTACGGGAAAACCAAGCTGGCGGGCGAGGCCGCGCTTGCAGCCCTGCCCTCCGCCGCGCGCCGGGTGATTTTGCGCCCGGCCATAGTTTACGGCAAAAACGATTCCGGCGTCTCCAAAATCGCGCGGTGGGTGCGGCGGGGCCTTATGATCAACATGTGCGCCGGGGAGACGATGTTCAGCTTCACATATATAGACGACCTCGTGGACGCCATAACGGAAGCGCAGAAAAACCCCGCGCTGAGCGGGAAGGCCTATTTCATCTGCGAGGACAGAACCTATCCATGGACGCATTTCATCTCCGCCATGGCCAAAGCTATGGGCGCGCGCCAGCCGTTCATGCTTACGCTTTCCCCCTCCGCCATGCGCGTGGCCGGAAAGATATACCAGACCGTCTCCCCGCTGATAGGCGCGGACCCGGTTTTCAACACCGACAAGGCGCGCGAGGCCTGCGCCGGACACTGGACCGCCTCTCCCCGCCGCTGGATGGAGGACGCGGGCCGCAAAAGCTGGACTCCGCTGGAAGAGGGCCTCAAAAAAACCTTCGTGTAA
- a CDS encoding tetratricopeptide repeat protein: protein MPAKFRAGLSAPADAPVPAAGCDFRACLGAGLMPPPARTKTAPGPAKAAFEPEGFIYGVLLFLCPLLFFTDLTRNPYYTQITLLNIFVCVLAAAHFMRKSPVRAAPDLPWLLWLAACLASWLRAYFGHAAFFRPSMLNEGLRVGLFTAVNCFLVYQLAKSLKISDKPFSRPIGLAAALVGWGALWALYPDVRIAPEPYSTLQRMFDPYGTALWLLALAVVWFAAREASFDALLQVALAGGAVASGYGIMQTFGIDWVWPRMLSPYGSRAVSTFGNPNFLSSYLVMLLPFAWMYYIRQENFWRRAFYWIVLLAYCASLLASMTRSSWIGAIAAMGFVFSLKAERQLALSRKKLLIAAAVPVLALAAFWPSGGISDYHPTLKQRVEELGGMKSALTHLPGRNDTVYAPWHQRMLIWTGCLGMGLENPLLGKGWGLLEMFYPFYQGPILIFNEAARVLRTHANNAHNEVVEVFSQTGIIGAGLYLLIFAALFFSFARYYGTAPPDRAAVTAGCAAALAGMLADNMLNVSLHFAVPAFMFWWLAGVLAGECSGRAERPAPRRGFAAKAALAAAAAAVILIWGAQWLREKNYFWGFKLSRTGGEGAMEYLEKAHKIPLHEVNAEYELGNALALAGKSEQAVAAYKSALAANSGYDEIFFNLSAVMFKRLGDPVAAFPYAAASAWINPLNSQAYNLVSEMALDARTGGALAARAAAVMEAAVPVYRHNGNYLNTLAFFCTRIGRPDDARKYFSMGLEEDPLNGMLETNLRRLDAGGRAASDTVLEKVNRAKEIELKFSSGDKSDAVLAQARALALKYPDWRYPALLTARIYAARGDAAEARRRVEAVLAAFPSSPAGKTALAGLELQSGRVESAKTLLRQALEFNPSDSRARQLLSLAERAGK from the coding sequence ATGCCCGCCAAATTCCGCGCCGGACTGTCCGCGCCGGCGGACGCCCCTGTTCCCGCCGCCGGCTGCGATTTCCGGGCTTGTTTGGGAGCAGGCCTGATGCCGCCGCCCGCCAGAACAAAAACGGCGCCGGGCCCGGCGAAAGCCGCTTTTGAGCCGGAGGGGTTCATTTACGGGGTCCTGTTGTTCCTGTGCCCGCTGCTGTTTTTCACCGACCTGACGCGCAACCCTTATTACACCCAGATAACGTTGCTCAACATATTCGTCTGCGTCCTTGCCGCGGCGCATTTCATGCGGAAAAGCCCGGTCCGGGCCGCGCCGGATCTGCCCTGGCTGCTGTGGCTGGCGGCCTGTCTGGCAAGCTGGCTGCGCGCATACTTCGGCCATGCCGCGTTTTTCAGGCCTTCCATGCTCAACGAGGGGCTGCGCGTCGGGCTGTTTACCGCGGTAAATTGTTTTCTGGTGTATCAGCTGGCAAAATCGCTTAAAATTTCGGACAAGCCGTTTTCCCGGCCCATAGGCCTTGCCGCCGCGCTTGTCGGCTGGGGGGCGTTATGGGCTTTGTATCCAGATGTCCGCATCGCGCCGGAGCCGTATTCCACATTGCAGCGCATGTTTGACCCTTATGGCACGGCGTTGTGGCTGCTTGCTTTGGCGGTTGTCTGGTTTGCCGCCAGGGAGGCCAGTTTTGACGCGCTGCTTCAGGTGGCGCTGGCCGGCGGCGCGGTGGCCTCCGGCTACGGGATAATGCAGACATTCGGCATTGACTGGGTATGGCCCCGGATGTTAAGCCCCTACGGCTCCAGGGCGGTGTCCACTTTCGGCAATCCCAATTTTCTGTCGTCTTATCTGGTGATGCTGCTGCCTTTCGCGTGGATGTACTATATCCGCCAGGAGAATTTCTGGCGCAGGGCCTTCTACTGGATTGTTCTGCTGGCATACTGCGCTTCGCTGCTGGCGAGCATGACGCGCTCCTCCTGGATAGGCGCGATTGCGGCGATGGGCTTTGTTTTTTCGCTTAAGGCGGAGCGGCAACTGGCCCTGTCCCGGAAAAAACTGCTGATTGCCGCGGCGGTTCCGGTATTGGCGCTGGCGGCGTTCTGGCCCTCCGGCGGGATAAGCGATTATCACCCGACTCTCAAGCAGCGCGTGGAGGAGCTGGGCGGCATGAAATCCGCCCTGACGCATTTGCCGGGCCGGAACGACACGGTTTACGCGCCCTGGCATCAGCGGATGCTTATCTGGACCGGCTGCCTTGGGATGGGGCTTGAAAACCCGCTGCTGGGCAAGGGCTGGGGGCTGCTGGAGATGTTCTATCCGTTCTACCAGGGGCCGATACTGATATTCAACGAGGCGGCGCGCGTCCTGCGCACCCATGCCAATAACGCGCATAACGAGGTTGTTGAGGTGTTTTCGCAGACGGGCATTATCGGCGCGGGGCTGTATCTGCTGATATTTGCCGCGCTGTTTTTTTCATTCGCGCGCTATTACGGAACCGCGCCGCCCGACAGGGCCGCCGTGACGGCGGGCTGCGCCGCCGCCCTTGCCGGCATGCTGGCCGACAACATGCTTAACGTTTCCCTGCATTTCGCGGTGCCGGCTTTCATGTTCTGGTGGCTGGCTGGCGTTCTGGCGGGAGAGTGTTCGGGCCGGGCGGAGCGGCCCGCGCCGCGCCGCGGCTTTGCCGCGAAAGCGGCGCTGGCCGCGGCTGCCGCCGCCGTCATATTAATCTGGGGCGCGCAATGGCTTAGGGAGAAAAATTATTTCTGGGGCTTCAAGCTCTCGCGCACCGGCGGCGAAGGCGCGATGGAATATCTGGAAAAGGCGCATAAAATCCCGCTGCATGAGGTGAACGCGGAATACGAGCTGGGCAACGCGCTGGCGCTGGCGGGCAAATCCGAACAGGCGGTGGCCGCCTATAAAAGCGCGCTGGCCGCCAACAGCGGTTATGACGAGATTTTCTTCAACCTTTCCGCGGTGATGTTCAAGCGGCTGGGGGACCCCGTGGCGGCTTTTCCCTATGCGGCGGCCTCGGCATGGATAAATCCGCTGAATTCTCAGGCTTACAATCTGGTTTCGGAAATGGCGCTTGACGCGCGCACCGGCGGCGCGCTGGCCGCGCGCGCCGCCGCCGTCATGGAGGCCGCCGTGCCGGTTTACCGGCACAACGGCAACTACCTCAACACGCTGGCGTTTTTCTGCACCAGGATTGGCCGCCCCGATGATGCGCGGAAGTATTTCTCCATGGGGCTTGAGGAGGATCCGCTCAACGGAATGCTGGAAACCAATCTGCGCAGGCTGGACGCGGGCGGCAGGGCGGCCTCCGATACTGTGCTGGAAAAAGTAAACCGCGCCAAAGAGATTGAGCTTAAATTCTCCTCCGGCGACAAGTCCGACGCCGTGCTGGCGCAGGCGCGCGCGCTGGCGCTGAAATATCCCGACTGGCGCTATCCCGCGCTGCTGACGGCCCGGATATACGCCGCGCGCGGCGACGCCGCCGAGGCCCGCCGCCGCGTGGAGGCGGTTCTGGCCGCGTTCCCCTCCAGCCCCGCCGGCAAAACCGCGCTTGCCGGGCTTGAGCTTCAGTCGGGCAGGGTGGAATCCGCCAAAACGCTTTTGCGGCAGGCGCTGGAATTCAACCCCTCGGATTCGCGCGCGCGGCAGTTGCTGTCGCTTGCCGAACGGGCGGGGAAATGA
- a CDS encoding gamma-glutamyl-gamma-aminobutyrate hydrolase family protein (Members of this family of hydrolases with an active site Cys residue belong to MEROPS family C26.) — protein MGRFSVVLILFASLCCAANAKTPAIGLLYTPEEAAHLPQTDKLSDYTKAITDNGGEAVPLSQLLASTETAARLERMDGLLIPGGDDIAPDLYGQRLNPKTETVDRAFDLYELDAVKKSSARGIPMLGICKGHQLLNIWAGGGLYQDIPSQLRGGKKVVHRIRENGKSKPCFHEISVRRDSLLYSLLKTARIRVNSYHHQGLDKIGGGFAVSAVSGDGLAEAVEKGNILSVQFHPEKLRKTEPVFNSVFVWFISAAGGRGGK, from the coding sequence ATGGGAAGATTTTCCGTTGTCCTGATTCTGTTTGCCTCGCTTTGTTGCGCGGCGAACGCGAAAACGCCGGCCATAGGCCTGCTCTACACCCCGGAGGAGGCCGCGCATCTGCCGCAAACCGACAAGTTGTCCGATTATACGAAGGCCATAACCGATAATGGCGGGGAAGCGGTTCCCCTGTCGCAACTGCTGGCGTCAACCGAGACCGCCGCCCGGCTTGAGCGCATGGACGGGCTGCTGATTCCCGGCGGGGATGATATCGCGCCGGACCTCTACGGCCAGCGGCTGAACCCGAAAACGGAAACCGTTGACAGGGCCTTTGACCTCTACGAGCTGGACGCCGTGAAAAAATCGTCGGCGCGCGGCATCCCCATGCTGGGGATATGCAAGGGGCATCAACTGCTTAATATCTGGGCGGGTGGCGGGCTGTATCAGGACATTCCGTCGCAGCTGCGGGGGGGCAAAAAAGTCGTCCACCGCATACGGGAGAACGGGAAAAGCAAACCTTGCTTTCATGAAATATCCGTCCGCAGGGACAGCCTTTTATACAGTCTGCTCAAAACCGCGCGCATACGGGTTAATTCCTATCATCATCAGGGGCTGGATAAAATCGGCGGCGGGTTTGCCGTCTCCGCCGTGTCCGGCGACGGGCTTGCGGAGGCGGTGGAGAAAGGCAATATCCTGTCGGTGCAGTTCCATCCCGAAAAGCTCAGGAAGACAGAGCCTGTTTTCAATTCCGTTTTCGTCTGGTTTATCTCGGCGGCGGGCGGGCGCGGCGGCAAATGA
- a CDS encoding DUF6798 domain-containing protein — translation MKKYAVPLVCAAVSLFVYGCAYSSSPNTAQIIPFIKKLMNPSLYPGDFYIASQSAFPSLYPLLMARLAAFFPLESLHFWLYAALKIWFMRLIYLLAMEISGREDAAVLSCLLCALSPITNVFSLMGEDPLMKAAMFQTSFSAPLAALSLIYFLRRGYMRAFALVWAVYFINGLTANFLLVMYAAAFVAVKENRRAMLRAGAGFAGLMAVWAVWYLRLKNPFGHAGPEFAAILKLWYPGHYFPSQWEMSKWRNVAVFLPLLAYLYIRGMGGCRRAAEAKAFLFAFAAMWAAALFFSEIFPVRQMLVLQFFRSDSLFAPLAMVFAAVFIADSGGLRGAASSALLCLALLEFSNPLAGQIAGAAFLALRALPCAPQPAPDSRLKYVLPAALVAVLFVPFMLERVLYFGLDFKDAGDRAWIETQLWAKQNTPPETVFLTPPDMRGWRVFSERSPVTEWLDGAAMHWAPGAERIWFSRERDSNSGQDRRLLCRKYGARYIVAHSREKTADSGVPRAGCGKLVYENSGFAVCEI, via the coding sequence ATGAAAAAATACGCCGTCCCGCTGGTTTGCGCCGCCGTTTCGCTGTTTGTCTACGGCTGCGCTTATTCAAGCTCGCCCAACACCGCGCAAATAATCCCTTTCATCAAGAAGCTGATGAACCCTTCGCTGTATCCGGGGGATTTTTATATCGCCTCGCAAAGCGCGTTCCCGTCGCTGTATCCGCTGCTGATGGCCAGGCTGGCGGCGTTTTTCCCGCTTGAAAGCCTGCATTTCTGGCTTTATGCCGCGCTCAAAATCTGGTTCATGCGGCTTATATACCTGCTGGCCATGGAGATATCCGGGCGGGAGGATGCGGCTGTCCTGTCCTGCCTGCTGTGCGCGCTCAGCCCGATAACGAACGTGTTTTCCCTCATGGGAGAGGACCCGCTTATGAAGGCCGCCATGTTCCAGACCTCTTTTTCCGCTCCGCTGGCCGCGCTAAGCCTGATTTATTTCCTGCGGCGCGGCTATATGCGCGCCTTCGCGCTGGTATGGGCGGTTTACTTCATCAACGGGCTGACGGCCAATTTCCTGCTGGTCATGTATGCGGCGGCATTTGTTGCCGTTAAGGAAAACCGCCGGGCCATGCTGCGCGCCGGGGCGGGGTTTGCGGGGCTTATGGCGGTATGGGCTGTCTGGTATTTGCGGCTGAAAAACCCTTTCGGCCATGCGGGGCCGGAATTTGCCGCCATCCTGAAACTGTGGTATCCCGGACATTATTTCCCCTCGCAGTGGGAAATGTCCAAATGGCGCAATGTGGCGGTTTTTTTGCCGCTGCTGGCTTATCTGTATATCCGCGGCATGGGCGGCTGCCGCAGGGCTGCGGAGGCAAAGGCTTTTCTTTTCGCCTTCGCGGCGATGTGGGCGGCGGCGCTGTTTTTTTCGGAGATATTCCCCGTGCGGCAAATGCTGGTATTGCAGTTTTTCAGGAGCGATTCGCTGTTTGCGCCGCTGGCGATGGTGTTTGCCGCCGTGTTTATAGCCGACAGCGGCGGTTTGCGCGGCGCGGCATCATCCGCTCTTTTGTGCCTGGCGCTGCTTGAATTCTCAAACCCGCTGGCCGGACAAATCGCGGGCGCGGCGTTTCTGGCCTTGCGCGCGCTGCCTTGCGCGCCGCAACCCGCGCCGGACAGCCGCCTGAAATACGTCCTGCCGGCGGCGCTGGTGGCGGTGTTGTTTGTGCCTTTCATGCTGGAGCGCGTGCTGTACTTCGGCCTGGATTTCAAGGATGCCGGGGACCGCGCCTGGATAGAAACCCAGCTCTGGGCGAAACAAAACACCCCTCCGGAGACGGTGTTCCTGACGCCGCCGGATATGCGCGGCTGGCGGGTTTTTTCGGAACGCTCGCCGGTGACGGAGTGGCTGGACGGCGCGGCCATGCATTGGGCGCCGGGGGCGGAGCGAATTTGGTTTTCGCGGGAGCGCGACTCAAACTCCGGACAGGACCGCCGGCTGCTGTGCCGCAAATACGGGGCGCGTTACATAGTGGCGCATTCCCGGGAGAAAACGGCAGACTCCGGCGTTCCGCGCGCCGGCTGCGGGAAACTGGTTTATGAGAATTCCGGTTTTGCGGTGTGCGAAATATAG
- a CDS encoding MotA/TolQ/ExbB proton channel family protein, whose protein sequence is MQFSLLELLRAGGIILIVLAAASVYSLAVIFERWNFFRKQAGAASRLAKEAVRHVKNGDSRRALDGCRHGKTIAGDVLAKVLESSGSAEERRAYAAAAISYQEEALHKRLSFLATIGSTMPFVGLLGTVIGVIRAFKDLAGYSGAGPSVVAAGIAEALVNTAAGLFVAIPAILAYNYFISRANNFTREMEWASEEIIAAQSRQAEAAELK, encoded by the coding sequence ATGCAGTTTTCACTGCTGGAGCTTCTGCGCGCAGGCGGCATCATACTGATAGTGTTGGCGGCGGCGTCGGTTTATTCGCTGGCGGTCATATTTGAGCGGTGGAATTTCTTCAGAAAACAGGCCGGCGCGGCAAGCCGGCTGGCGAAGGAAGCCGTGCGCCACGTAAAAAACGGCGATTCGCGCCGCGCGCTGGACGGCTGCCGCCACGGCAAAACCATAGCCGGCGATGTGCTGGCAAAGGTGCTGGAATCCTCCGGCTCCGCCGAGGAGCGGCGCGCCTACGCCGCCGCCGCGATTTCGTACCAGGAGGAGGCGTTGCACAAGCGGCTTTCCTTTCTGGCCACGATAGGCAGCACCATGCCTTTCGTGGGGCTGCTGGGCACGGTGATAGGCGTTATCCGCGCGTTCAAGGACCTTGCCGGATATTCGGGCGCGGGGCCGTCCGTGGTGGCTGCTGGCATAGCGGAGGCGCTGGTCAACACCGCCGCCGGGCTTTTCGTGGCCATACCGGCCATACTGGCCTATAACTATTTCATCTCCCGCGCCAACAATTTCACACGCGAGATGGAATGGGCGTCCGAAGAGATAATCGCCGCCCAGTCCCGCCAGGCCGAAGCGGCGGAACTAAAATGA
- a CDS encoding DegT/DnrJ/EryC1/StrS family aminotransferase yields MTTATTTPIPLFNLKLQHQSIQKEINEAVIRSLESMQWVLGPENTAFEKEFAEAMGAKYCVTCSSGAAALQIALGACGVGPGDEVITTPFTFIATTSSIALTGAKFVFADIDPHTCNLDPDKIEAKITARTKAILPVHIYGYPAEMDKIMAIAKKHNLKVIEDCAQSHLAAYKGKMTGAIGHAGAFSFYPSKNLGACGDAGAVTTNDENVVKAAQSLRHCGRALGKAYEYSHEGSTLRMDDMQAAILRIKLRHLKKWTEMRRAAAALYNGGLRDVPQLSLPPETAGGSSQSFYVYTVRAVKRDELAAHLKEKGIGTAVYYPLALYRQPVYASLGLKPGDYPNTEKACDSALSLPMFPEITAEQVARVCEEIKAFYRK; encoded by the coding sequence ATGACAACAGCGACAACCACGCCGATTCCGCTTTTCAACCTGAAACTCCAGCACCAGTCCATACAAAAGGAAATTAACGAGGCCGTCATCCGCTCGCTTGAATCCATGCAATGGGTTCTGGGGCCGGAAAACACCGCTTTTGAAAAAGAATTCGCCGAGGCTATGGGGGCGAAATACTGCGTAACCTGCTCTTCCGGCGCGGCGGCGCTGCAAATCGCGTTGGGCGCCTGCGGCGTCGGGCCGGGGGACGAGGTTATCACCACCCCGTTCACCTTTATCGCCACCACCTCGTCAATTGCCCTGACGGGCGCGAAATTTGTTTTCGCGGACATAGACCCCCACACCTGCAATCTGGACCCGGATAAAATAGAAGCCAAAATCACCGCCAGAACAAAGGCCATACTGCCCGTCCATATCTACGGCTATCCGGCGGAGATGGACAAGATAATGGCCATCGCCAAAAAACACAATCTGAAGGTGATAGAGGATTGCGCCCAGTCCCATCTCGCCGCGTATAAGGGGAAAATGACCGGCGCCATCGGCCATGCGGGGGCGTTCAGCTTCTATCCCAGCAAAAATCTGGGAGCCTGCGGCGATGCCGGAGCGGTAACCACAAACGATGAAAACGTGGTCAAAGCGGCCCAGAGCCTGCGCCATTGCGGCAGGGCGCTGGGCAAGGCCTACGAATACAGTCATGAAGGCTCCACCCTGCGCATGGACGACATGCAGGCCGCCATCCTGCGCATCAAGCTGCGCCATCTGAAAAAATGGACGGAAATGCGCCGCGCCGCCGCCGCGCTTTACAACGGGGGCCTCAGGGATGTTCCCCAGCTTTCGCTTCCGCCGGAAACAGCGGGCGGCTCCAGCCAGTCTTTCTATGTCTACACCGTCAGGGCGGTAAAGCGCGACGAGTTGGCCGCGCATCTCAAGGAAAAAGGCATAGGCACGGCGGTGTATTATCCGCTTGCGCTTTACCGCCAGCCGGTGTATGCTTCGCTGGGGCTCAAGCCCGGGGATTATCCGAATACGGAAAAAGCCTGCGATTCGGCGCTGTCGCTGCCGATGTTCCCCGAAATCACGGCGGAGCAGGTGGCCCGCGTCTGCGAAGAGATAAAGGCCTTTTACCGCAAATAG
- a CDS encoding HAMP domain-containing sensor histidine kinase: protein MKPPLPADSFFRAPRLGGALKKEFYNSLSHIFRGPLMGASGYVDYLFKGYAGPLTGEQLKQLARVRESINRLAGVTDAFLDLAAFDLGLIQPARCSSDIRSMLEGMAADMAPDIRHRGFSCREAGGRPLLAVDISIPSQPLYVSMDFHWLQTLLRELAANVMLLAEDASSITISARPRRSKTEIVISCSASRLEDGNIRLFRPFYRLPERIYPQGGRRGGLGMSLVRRIIGLHGGAVKTARCGRTGFSVTVTLARARQPQRGG from the coding sequence ATGAAGCCACCGCTTCCGGCGGACTCTTTTTTCCGCGCGCCGCGTCTTGGCGGCGCGCTCAAAAAAGAGTTTTACAATTCGCTGTCGCACATATTCCGCGGTCCGCTGATGGGCGCGTCGGGGTATGTGGATTACCTGTTCAAAGGCTATGCCGGCCCGCTGACAGGGGAGCAGCTCAAGCAGCTGGCGCGGGTGCGGGAATCCATCAACCGGCTTGCCGGCGTTACCGATGCTTTCCTGGACCTGGCGGCTTTTGACCTGGGGCTTATACAGCCGGCCCGGTGCAGCAGCGATATCCGCTCCATGCTGGAAGGCATGGCGGCGGACATGGCGCCGGACATCAGACACCGCGGTTTTTCCTGCCGTGAGGCCGGGGGCAGGCCGCTTCTTGCGGTTGACATTTCCATCCCTTCCCAGCCGCTTTATGTGAGCATGGATTTCCACTGGCTGCAAACCCTGTTGCGCGAGCTGGCGGCCAATGTGATGCTGCTGGCGGAGGATGCCTCCTCCATAACCATAAGCGCGCGTCCGCGCCGCTCCAAAACGGAGATAGTAATTTCCTGCTCCGCCTCGCGGCTTGAGGACGGGAATATCCGGCTTTTCCGGCCTTTTTACCGGCTGCCGGAGCGGATTTATCCTCAGGGCGGCAGGCGCGGCGGGCTGGGGATGAGCCTTGTCCGGCGCATCATAGGCCTGCATGGCGGCGCGGTTAAAACCGCGCGCTGCGGCAGGACGGGGTTTTCGGTAACCGTAACTCTTGCGCGCGCGCGGCAGCCGCAGCGCGGCGGATAG